From the genome of Phlebotomus papatasi isolate M1 chromosome 2, Ppap_2.1, whole genome shotgun sequence:
AGAACAGTTTGctgaaatgaaatttattttccgATTAAACTTCCGGTCAAATTTCCGATTAAACACTTAAAGGGTTTAAATGCCACTTCAGTCCTTTAAGCGTtgatatattttgtatgaaTGTTGGATAAGTAATGGGCGAATGAGGTTCAGTGGGTTCAGCAAATATCCTTTAAGAATTTAACTTTGGGATATTCTTGCTTATCTCCGTAATTCCTTACCCAAATCCAATGAAATGTCCCAAAAGGGGTCAATTGTAGTGGAAACACCTTTGCACAGCTGACACACAACATCACTCTGGAGGCGACCCGTAAATATTTGATCTATGATACAGTTGCAGCGCATTGTGCCATCCCCATCGGAAGCACCCTTTCGTGGTGCCACATGCACCAGTCCCTTATCACATTCCACGGCATTCTTGCAGTGTCGATGGATGATATTGAGGGTGGCCATGAGAAATTCATGGGCATCCTGTTGTTCATAACCGGCTAAATGATGGGCATGGGTCCAGATGAGATGCAGTAGCCTATGCAGAGAAAGTGGAGCCCTGGCACCAGAATAGAATTCCTGGAAGAGCCGCGATACTTCACAAACCAGACACTTCATGCTCGACTCAATGCTGCACTCATGCTTTTCCGAGAGGAAGTAATCCCTGAGTAGTGGAGTGTGAATCAAGGCCTGAACGATGCAGTTCATGAAGCACGTCTTGCCGAGATTCAGTAATCCCCGGAGGCCTATGCTACTGAGTGGTGTCACCATACGTCGTCTTGGATGACTTTTTAGCAATTCCACTTCGATTCGCGAAGGCATCCAGGGTCGCCAGGAGATACTCTTGTTCAGACACCTTGCCTCACGCATTAGGTGCTGCCGTGCAATCTCCTGGCATTCCCTGTCGTAGATAAAGTCCCTGCAATGGTGGCAGTAGATCATGCTGTAGCTGAGTTCAAGCCCAATGTAGTGCTTGGATGTTGTCATGTGGTCCAGGAAGTGGGGACCGCGGCAGGCAAAGTAAATGCAATGCAGACACGCGTACAACTGAGGACCAGATCCACCGCAAACGTAGCACAGGCAGGACAGAGCCTACCAAAacccaccaaaaaaaaattttttgcacaaaagcACAAAAGAGAACAATAATCAATTTGACGCTTCAATCAGTCTGGCCACGAGAGAGTTTATTTACCTTTCTCCGGCGAGCTTCCTTGGACACACACGCACTAAAGTAGGCATTGACAAAGCGATAGGAGTCACGATTAAATTCCTTAAAATACGCCACTAAGTGCTGGCAGCCACCTTCATTCATAATTTTCACGTGTTTATCGACACAATGATTCAGGTGATTGATATTTCTGCGTGAGATAGGTGAGTTAAATAAGGGATTTTTCTTTGGTCTTCAACAGCGAAACAACATTTTACATACACAAACACATGCTTCTAGCTAGCCAAAGAAACTGACACACCGTATTGACATTCGGTAAAGTTGTGCGATGGAAGGGGAATGATAACATAGAATTTACCGATGAAACATAGAAACTTTCAGTGTTTTTCcgttaaaattcttttaaaatttttgaactgCATGGATGATAAACGACAAAAATCATCGGCGGAAATACTTGGACACTTATGGACGGACATTTCTTCAGAGGAAAAGTATCCCTATGAatcatatagggtaaattaagctaattcaaaacctgctccaaatggaaatttttcgttactatggaaacgtcactgttttcatgattaaatacagtactaaattgctatatttatatattttctttaccacagtttcattatttagttacttttgctccaaataaagcgaaaatccattcatattgacaaattttggtttattataataagagaaatcagaaaaagttaaaatatcatttcggaaagttaattttaccctgcagtattgatccaaaatcggtataaatggtataaatattacccttttaggtgtattgagggttaaaggcACCCTTTTTcgcgttaattttacccttaaacagatgtaaaattaacattaaaaaatgttgatatatttttacacctttttaagtgtaaaattaacatggaaaagggtaactttaacccctaatacacctaaaaagcataatatttacaccgatttcggatcaataatgcagggtaaaattaacatttacggaatgttattttaactttttcggatttctctcacagtgtaaaATAAACGGAATATGaacacaaattttcgatcttgGAGTAACCACTtgcactggatgcaatccgaacacctttaacgccagaaaaattctcggtgacctaaaggggagtcgaacctgggacacttgcatcatagagcgaatgcTGTACCGCTTGACGCATTGAGTGCCCTTTAACCAAAATAGATCAATTAAAACTTTGACTAATGCCCTACCTTTAACTACcgatgccctaccttaaattcaACTGTTATTCACTCTTTTTATAAATgatattgagaaaattggaatCAATGGTAGGCTGTTCATCTATACCGATGACATTTGCATCTTAattctttccggaccacaacatatccagcgaacgaatttcagtaaaactcactttattgtaagtcttagtggtcaaatatgatacttttgtagagaaagaattttctcccctgggaaattggaaaactcatgggaactctcgtcccctaaagaacgcaaaggatacaaacttggacaaacttcaattttccaaaagccaataatatcaattttgtgaattatttttgcgtgtcaaatgactcctttacaatgttgatcactaaaacaagaagaactattgaccagtatcttctgaGATGTCGaagaagtggtcaagaagacacaaaattcctgcttgccaacagattcctcaaaatatttcacacaaaaacacatttctttcaacacgatgttattgtagacacattaagctttctcaaaagcataaaagacacttcctggacaatcagaattcaccaaaattaggaagaataggaaaaacttccctaaaagcaatctccctcgctgccaaatgtcaaaattatcggccatattggcaaaaatgtcgctcccgcttggaattttcttacaaggttggtgtcaaaaagcaaatgacgggcattggcgggataaccttacatttgacctctagatttttggggacgagagtacccataaagttttttgaaaatttaagaaaaaattgtttttctaatttatgtaatctgtaattgttagttatcatacttattggccccgagaggtttttccttattctggtctagaaatatgaaaaaagtcacaatatctgcaacgaagtagaaaatcgaaaattcacgatttttgatcaaaaatatcttagctcaggagttaattgggatcctgcaaaaaatatcctagatttttacatccttatagtttgtaatcatccacaagaatcggatttttatcgattctaaaaatagtccaaaaaaattcttttttccatgagtacccagagtcccaaaggagacgaaagagttaatgatcCCCCTCTACAATGTGAAAAAGAATTCTTTCACTTTGagttaaaataaacttttagtACCGTGAAAAAGAAGTGTTTCTTGAGGATTTTTCTAATAAAGGTACATAAATCACTGTGAAAGTTACTGTGTTAAAAATTGTATACATTAAGGCGTATTTCATAAAAGATTTTATAAAGCTGCTGAGATTAGGTAAAAGAGGTAGTCTGTCATCGTGAGTCACAAATCGTGTTATCACTAATGATGCTTAAAATCGAAAATGACAGATAAGCACCCATTGCGAGTTTTTTTGACGTTTTTTATTAgaggattttgtgaaaaaaagtcttttaaGGGCCCTCAGAGAAGCTTTGCCAAACAACGGGCACTAAATTAAAAACCtttacattaatttattacaaactccATTTTTTATatagagtaactatctaagaaagaCACTTGTAAGTCAAAAGCCAAATAGAAAAGAGaatcaagaaaaatattatcaaaatcgatgcaATGTCAAACTTTCTGTGTGTCATTTTTAGTAAAACCTTAGGATGACTTTCTGCAAAGTGAGAAAAAGGCatcaaaatgtatttctttctgtcaaattatttttctcacgTCATTGAAGAACTAAAGGATTATTAAAAATCGTGTAGTCTGAGTTTAATGTAGTGTGCAATAGATTTAAATCTAAATGGGTCAGGTGGTAGAGTTGCTATGATGCAACGACGCagatgtcccgggttcgaattccttaataataattaaaaaataataatggatgtccggCGAATCTAACTTGCGAGAAGACCTAGTTTCTCTAGGGAAAGTTGTATcaccattaaaaaaataagggatcctaggcaaaatcccgaaagccaaaattccgaatggaccaaaatcatgttttggtGGTTTACAACACGGGGAGGGTTGGGCAAAACGGTAGAGGCAGCAACcaactcagaaagtcgataatgcagaaggacttgagaacagtaaagtgctaaaaaatgttcaggagaaatatttcctatttcaaattttcattggaatagcataaTTTCTTAAGATTCTAGGCATTATGATTAGGTTAGAAGATTTTAATTTTCGTTTTCATGGTATTTTATTATACGATCTTTCtttataaaaacataaaaacaaTAAGTACAAAATTTCAGCTTAAGGTTAGTGtaattgtacaaaatttcggcatagtggcatgcaaacgccaatgtcttaagtttgaaatgtaatgtttttaaaatacaaattgattttttggttacttctttttaaagagtgttgcttgctTTTTAAGGATGGAACATTGTAGATAGTTTgccgtctttgttttctctaaaatcattttaatattattttaaaataaataaaaatatagacatagctttgggtaatatttcggtcatcttgattctcataattccttgcccttagggaattcttccgctttcatttttttgttattttttgcattgaataACCTCCAGAATGCAAAAgctaaaaaatcattgaaatttgagaaagaaaagtggccgaaattgcaaactgtccgaatttgcaagctgtccgaaatttgctTAAGTTCCCCTATCTATATTTAAATggcaaagaaaataataattcggGAGTCTAAAACGGGGCCAgacttattttaattaaaaatgcaaCAAGTTGgttcatttttttattccttgtaCAAAGAACAATGCAAACATTTTgcttttcaaataataaaaaatccttTAAAGAAATGGCTGTCGGAAGATCAGATATGGTATCAAGTTGCAATcatcaatttcaatgaaaatttccttCGAATTGTTGAAATGGAAGATTTCCAAGATTTTATTAGGTTTACTCACAATATGCGGTAGTTTAGCGTCAAATTTGCAATGCAATTGATGGGTGTAATTTGGCAAAATCATTACCATTTCCTGTAATCGCACGATCACTAATTCGTAATCCCAACTTATTTTGTGCCTTTTCTCTATTTTTACATTTCGATTGTACACGTAAGGTACGTACAGATCCAGGCGTTCCAATTTGCAAGATATTTCTGCAATTGCCTGACCTGTTTTCGCTATAAAGGCATATCCTACAAAACCTCTACGAATTGAACTTGTAAACTTTACTGACATTTCTGATAAGCAATCATCCTTGATTTGCAGTTCATTCGTAAAGCATGATACAAGTTGTTGCTCCTTTGGAATATCCACTTTTATTgactttattgaaaaaattgttgttttcttGCGGGAATTCTTTTCTGATTGGGACTTTTCTCCATTAGCCAGAGAAGAAGAAATATCTAGAATTTCTTTCGGAGTCAGTATCTCTGGATATTTTGCCAATATCTCAAATATCCATTTCATTTGCATCGAAGAAAATGGTATTCTGTAGAAAATGTGCCGTAGGATTCTCCGCAGATTTTTGGGTTCAGgaacaattttgattttcaagCAATTGTGAATTGCCCACTTCATCAATGCATCAAACAATTCCATTTCATTGCAACGTAAGTCCATTCTTTCAGTAATTTTTTGCAGTGCATCAAATGGAAGATTGCGAAAGATTTTCATTGAAGATTCATCCTGGATTATTGAGGAAAAGTGGTATGCTATGATATCCAATACTTTATTGATAAGTACTGAATCTTCTGTTATCGATAAGCATCTACTGAATATCATCATGCATGTTTTATCTGTGGTATTTAGATAGAGGTAATCTGTACAGAGTTTTACTAAATGATCAATTTGAAACCTATGAGCCagtttcaaaatttccaaagtGCTTTTGTCATCTAGAAATACTTTTCCGGTATAGCAATAACTGAGAAATCCTAGAAATGACTCATAAGATACATCCTCAACTGGAAGTTCGTCTTTGTCCAACTTCAGCAGATTGAATGCATTATAGAATTGCCAACTGCATGAACTCAGTATGAACTTGTGTCCAGGAACTCTCTTCTTTTCCTTTCCAACCACAAAAATCATATCTGAGAGGAATTCATTGCAAATGAACTTCGACAGTCTCTCTTCAATACATTCATTTCCACTCCAAAAAGTAGAATTTACTTCCATCCTGAAAAGGAAGATGTTTTCAGGGAACTTATCATATCCATTCAAGCCCATATTTGTATAGAAAAGCTCTTTCAGATTCTCTCAAACTATAGAATCCTCAAGAATCTCCTTTAGAATCTTCTTTAGAATGCTAtgcttcaaaagtacttttttaatcaattgaaaaatcactcaaaagattgtcCAAAATAGCTAAAAGTTACACAATTGTATttcagataaaataattttatcagtTCGTAattgattggaaccggttcagacttgtcagaaattccaagacctttccaaaaagtctTCAACTGACctatttggttgagaaatacattttctagagcctttttaaattttaaccttgaaaaacagTGAGGGAAaatcgcgctaccttcggacaagtCAATTTTTACTCAAAGctattttctggaaattttagGCAGGACTAGCTAATTAAAAAACACATGGAAAAATTGTATTGTTCGAAGCTTTAGTCATCTGAAGGTAACGCGCTTTTCTCTAATAAAAacgattcaacgatattttcgaatAAGGACCAAATGTCCGCGCCTAGGTTACCTAtattatattcaaaaatgaaaaaaaaaacgttcgaAGTGATTTTgagtaatcccaaaaaaacatggactataggaataataaataaataaataaacgagaAAAACATTTATAGAATAAAGCGTCATCGAATTTAAGTGCTCCGGTTTATTCGATATCGAATGATTGAACTCCTATTTTCGAAGTTGTAataatttataatcaaaatcaaTAATTATAAGTGCTTAGTGCTTATGCTTTGTAATAATGTTTTCTTAAAGttctttataaaatttctttaatattttaaaatgttcttaACCCATGTAATACATTTTGATAGTGAGTTTATTATCGAAAATCTTTAGAATCGCAGATATGATGTGACTTTATATGAATAAGaagttaaacaaaaatttatgctTAAAAATTTGGGAATCTTCTAATGCGAAAGTTACCCGAAAGAAGATAAGAACGCTTCTCCACGTCTTAATTAAGTTAAAAGTTTGTAACACAAGTCAAATTTACGGAgtttaatgccctagacacacttacgacggaagccgagagatgacttaacgtaattataatcaaaataatgatttgattaCACGGACGGACGGATGGACGGGAACGTATTTAGCCATACATAATGTTCGTGATCAGGAACTGGCCAAACATATTTTgacaaagtttggggccgatcagagaacatgagattttgttaggttTATAGTAGATAAGATTGCTAAGAATCTCATTGAATAatgatcagtaggggaattctgtaacagtctgacaatgtcatatgacaaatttaattttttatgtggtaaattcggaagaactgATTAAAAATCTGTCTCATATCAGTTACtgaaagtttcaaacagctGCTTATAATAGCCATTAGATGCTCACTAGACTTTGTTGTTCTACTCccgaattaaaaatgaaaatttgtcatatgacattgtcatatcgttagagaattcccctacatattaaattttcatcagtttaTGACTACTCTGTCTTTCAGCTTAAGTCgcgaaacggcttagttagtgatAGTGGGAATTtagtaaaatcattattttgattataattacagtagactctctcaaattcgggcatttgggaccgaaatgtcacccgaattagagagaaattcgggcgtgaaattttttgaaatgcaacgattttttgtttacctgcgtacttatattaaatttacgtgctcatattaattgtaaattttatgaaaaccccttaataatgcaaaatcacatcacaaaTCAGACAAAGTATGGGAAATTTGAGCATTATTtccttcattcgataatcacaatcgaacttcaaaaatgtcaacaaactctttccaaatttaaccctctaacggtgttttctgtaatatgcgaaaaaaagttctaaaacaatgttttctaggataattatgatccaataaagtcgaaaaaaccatccagtcttcattatctcttttattttatgcgctaggtgagaaaatataaattttttttgaaactctttttgcttctaaaatttacatttttagttttttcaaaattgttaaataaaatatacaaagtagaatgatatagctttcagtaaaaaataaatttattttagtcagataactttaaatcggtatttttatggaaattggaaatgagttgttttgcacaaatatttttggttgctttttctctgacctgtcacacaaaactgagaatagcaacaaaaccaagagtcaaaatgagttcaaactttcaagagatgtttataagactattaccgaggacactatagcacttttaaataaataaaacctttattgtcgctgtaaatgtgatttttgtgaagaccgcctggagatgatcttacccgttagagggttaactgctgcccgaattaaaaagtagcccgatcttaaaagagccgaattagtaAGAGTCTGTACGTTAaatcgtctctcagcttaactcgtaaatgtgtctaaaggtgtctacacattgggagcaattttcgtcaaaaaattgcgttttgacagaaatttgaagtttccccctacaacgctgcagggaatttccttcaaaaaagcaatttttgacaaaaattgctcccaatgtgtagaggccataaggctagggcttaaccctttaacgacgagacagttttcgctgaccgaaaatcagcaataaaaattaaaccgataaacaaaacttgtgaaacgccttacatctaaccttcgaaaaaccaacagagtctgattcggtgtattttgtgcctctatgaacgatagggacaataATAGCcaaaaaatgtaagaaatttttctgacaataccaatgactgataattttcattctaatgaaaaatattatgtttgagtattgtagtttcttgttctaaaacggttttgcttaaaaaaaattggaagtataaaaaataattaaaatcaattttcaatatcaaaatttaaaaattcgtcatttttgagcttaaatatttactacatagcaaatagctggagacttgcaaaaaatatcctagattccttcaaccttctactttacaattacgtacaaacaaaagaaaaaaataactttagcaagtcaggaaaaattattttctttatgggacaccggtgttccaatcgtccttaaagggttaaccctaAAGACGATAGGAACACCGGTGACACAAAATTCTTTTTCCTAACAGCCTTCTAAAGTTATATTATCCTCTAAAAAATCAGAGATTAATTTTGCTTTCGACCCGTAATTTTTGAcgttctcgtccttaaagggttaaaagggtTAAAAGTAACAGATTTGAGAATTTTGTACAATTGGACTTAAATAGAGAAAAGCGTTCCAAAAGGGAAATGATTGAAAACtgtaaattttcttctaaaaatctATTCAATTTTATATAGTGAATTTTGTAATAAACTATTGTGCCATTAAGATATACCTGACACGATAAAAGATGTAGTCTGCGTCCTGATAATCTTCActctatttaattaaatttaacttgcaaaatatttaagaatgcCAAACTAATTTTGCGTTTTCCAAATACGATCAATCAGCTGATGTTCCACAAACAAACCCAGGTGGCCAGTAATGCTATTCCACAGACCATATTTGTATGCCAATGTTATGCATAAAAACAACAGTCTCAAGAATCTAAAATAAAcagtctttttaatttttttcttattgtatttatttatagTATCCCCTAAAGGAAAAGAACTAAATCTGAGTAAAATAAACCGTAtgataagaataataataaataaacttaCATTAAGAATTAGTGATAAGCCAAGATCACTTCATATTGTGGGTAAAATTCTTAACCTGAGCTAAAATTGAATGGCAAATTGATTTGGATTTCGAAACTGGGGAATTAAAACCCAATAATGTCAAGTAAATACATGGCATTTAGCTATCGACTGCTCCATTTCATACTATGCTAAATCGACTTActtttatattactccgagagatatgttattCCTGGGATCAaaatctacaactggtgaaaattttgtAGTCATCCgtcgttcgggtaacgagatattctatttctacgaaaaaaaaattacacgggcagcacaggaaatcgccaacttcaaattcaaatggctctcctgaaaagatGTCATTCTAAGATAGTATAATATGGAATGGAAGCGTCGATATATTGGCGGGAAACTGTAAAATAGGTTAAATAGATAAAAGACCAGAATATCCTGTATAACTTTACCGAAGAAATTAATCTTATGAATTGCTCAAGAAGtgaaataattgaggttattTGTTTTGGGGTTTGTGTTTTCGACTAGAGCGTTCCTATTTCCTATTGAAGtgaaaaacttgtaaaatttaAGAAGATCTTTCTGTAAAATCTTATTTTATCCAACATCTATGTATTTTCAGAGTGTTGTAatgggaaaaaacaatttttttatacctaaatttttcatttcattttcattaaatgacaaaatcggacagattttctgtaattaattatcAACATTGGTTAAGCAAGAGTTAAGATAAGTGAAGTTATGTGttatgaaaattggtttttcgacacTTCCGCCCCTAGTGTTGAAAGTTCTAATGTTctgaaaaaatgtaatattttgtaaGGTTTTACATTGTCGACCTTAATTGATCGATGacgttttgaatttcgaaaaattgaaTCCTTGTATATCTGATACTGTAGAAATCACAGAAAGCTTTCACCGCTTTTTGGAAACTCATTTTCCTTTAATCTCAATCctaagacaaaattttaactaaaatttataatgactgttaataaatataaaaacgtTGCCCGTACAACCCCCAAAAAGTTTAGAttacattgttaataaaaacagGAGAAACAAGTCGACCAATTTTTGAACCTTGACTTCTTATAACTCAAGTCAGGAGGGTCTGGGaacttgagttttttttcgATCAGAAGCTCTCGCAAGTAGAAATTTCATTCAGTTTAAGAGTTATCAAGCTAGAAAGATCAGCTGAACATTTCTTTTTAGTCAATAGTTTAttcaaaatcgataaaattataatagtttttgtttttttagtatattttcaTGAACAGTTTTACATCATAAAATGATTGGATTGAATTTTCAGTGTGATTTGATTGCATTATGtggtttaaaaaaattagttgacattaaaaaaaattgaaaattaaatacggTATAAAGTTGCTATTATCATCGATTTCAGTTTGAATTCCTGTAATATTGGAGCACAATGTTTGTTTCGTTTTACTAATTCGCGGTACATATACATCGTATTTGCAATCTAAGTTATAGAAGAAATGTGGCCTGATCTTTACCTTTTCCTGGAACCGTACAATAACTAATTCGTAATCCCAACTAATCCTATGCCTTTTCTCCACTGTTCCTACATTTGTTATAGAAAAGTTGCGATCAAGACATCTTATTTCGTATGTAATATTCGGAATTTCTTGACTCCTTTTAACAATGAAGCCGTATCCCAAGAGAGTCATGGTTAATATTGAActcttgaattttatttgattttgagACGACCAATCATAATTGACTTGAAGTTCCTTTGTGAAACATGGATTTATCATTTCCCCCAGAGAAATGTCAATTCTTAaggaatttattgaaaatttcaatttgcatTGATTCCCTTTTGGataaatcttttctttttcttcaagtAAGGAATAAATGTCTACAATTTCACTTTGCATCAAAAGTCCTGGATATTTAGCCAGAATTTCCAAAATCCATTTCATTTTCATAGATCGCAATGATATTTTGTAAAACACATCGTGCAAAATTTTCCTAAGATTCTTAGGCACAGGAGGAATATTGGTCTTTATGCAATTGTGAATTGCCCATTTCATCAGGGAATCAAACAATTGCATTTCATCACATTCCAAATCACTATTTGCTATTTTCCTCAGTGCATCCAATGGAAGATCAATGAATGCTTGCACGGAATCTTCTCTTCTCATAAGGTAAGAAAAGTTATTTGCAATAGTATCCAAAATCTTCATGTTCAGAAAAGGATTTTCCCGAATGCACAAGTATTCACTGTATAGCTTCAAGCATGTCTCACCAGTTATCTTTGAGCTTACGTGATCCTCAGAAAGCCTTAACAGAGGATCAATTTTAAATCTCTGGGCAAGTATGTAAATATCTATTGCATTTTCATTATCCAAATCCACCTTTCCCGTGTAGCAATATTTGAGAAATTCCAGAAATGCCTCGTAAGATACATCCTCAACCAGGAATTCATCTTTGTCCAACTTTAGCAGATTGAATGCATTGTAGAACTGCCAACTGCATGAATTTAGTATAAACTTGTGTCCAGGAACTCTTTTGCGTTCCTTTCCTACCAGAAAAGTCATATCTGAGAGGAATTCATTGCAAATGAACTTCGACAGTCTCTCCTCAATACTTTCAAGTTCACTCCAAAAAGCCTCAATTGCCTCAATGCTATTGGCAGAGTCTACGTCCATcctatggaaattttctgttactAATATagtagatttttattaaatagtaTTTAATTTTACCTTTGGCTTTGATAACGAAATTTCTACACTACTTTTACTGAATTGGAAGACTTAGGGAAATCAAGGAAGTCTCAATGCCCTAAAGAGATTAAC
Proteins encoded in this window:
- the LOC129803384 gene encoding ubiquitin carboxyl-terminal hydrolase nonstop, with product MNEGGCQHLVAYFKEFNRDSYRFVNAYFSACVSKEARRRKALSCLCYVCGGSGPQLYACLHCIYFACRGPHFLDHMTTSKHYIGLELSYSMIYCHHCRDFIYDRECQEIARQHLMREARCLNKSISWRPWMPSRIEVELLKSHPRRRMVTPLSSIGLRGLLNLGKTCFMNCIVQALIHTPLLRDYFLSEKHECSIESSMKCLVCEVSRLFQEFYSGARAPLSLHRLLHLIWTHAHHLAGYEQQDAHEFLMATLNIIHRHCKNAVECDKGLVHVAPRKGASDGDGTMRCNCIIDQIFTGRLQSDVVCQLCKGVSTTIDPFWDISLDLGETHQGCGPPKSLLDCLERFTRAEHLGPSAKIECSSCKSYQESTKQFSMRTLPIVASFHLKRFEHSDLIDKKISTFISFPAELDMTPFMSHKTDGLTDFRYSLYAVINHTGTMETGHYIAYVRHQKDVWVKCDDHIITTATLKQVLDSEGYLLFYHKKILEYEGKL
- the LOC129803385 gene encoding kelch repeat and BTB domain-containing protein 3-like, translating into MEVNSTFWSGNECIEERLSKFICNEFLSDMIFVVGKEKKRVPGHKFILSSCSWQFYNAFNLLKLDKDELPVEDVSYESFLGFLSYCYTGKVFLDDKSTLEILKLAHRFQIDHLVKLCTDYLYLNTTDKTCMMIFSRCLSITEDSVLINKVLDIIAYHFSSIIQDESSMKIFRNLPFDALQKITERMDLRCNEMELFDALMKWAIHNCLKIKIVPEPKNLRRILRHIFYRIPFSSMQMKWIFEILAKYPEILTPKEILDISSSLANGEKSQSEKNSRKKTTIFSIKSIKVDIPKEQQLVSCFTNELQIKDDCLSEMSVKFTSSIRRGFVGYAFIAKTGQAIAEISCKLERLDLYVPYVYNRNVKIEKRHKISWDYELVIVRLQEMVMILPNYTHQLHCKFDAKLPHIVSKPNKILEIFHFNNSKEIFIEIDDCNLIPYLIFRQPFL
- the LOC129803386 gene encoding BTB/POZ domain-containing protein 6-like, with product MDVDSANSIEAIEAFWSELESIEERLSKFICNEFLSDMTFLVGKERKRVPGHKFILNSCSWQFYNAFNLLKLDKDEFLVEDVSYEAFLEFLKYCYTGKVDLDNENAIDIYILAQRFKIDPLLRLSEDHVSSKITGETCLKLYSEYLCIRENPFLNMKILDTIANNFSYLMRREDSVQAFIDLPLDALRKIANSDLECDEMQLFDSLMKWAIHNCIKTNIPPVPKNLRKILHDVFYKISLRSMKMKWILEILAKYPGLLMQSEIVDIYSLLEEKEKIYPKGNQCKLKFSINSLRIDISLGEMINPCFTKELQVNYDWSSQNQIKFKSSILTMTLLGYGFIVKRSQEIPNITYEIRCLDRNFSITNVGTVEKRHRISWDYELVIVRFQEKVKIRPHFFYNLDCKYDVYVPRISKTKQTLCSNITGIQTEIDDNSNFIPYLIFNFF